AATCAATGGCCGTGATCCTGCATTTGTTCGTGATCGTGTTCCTTTTGAACATTTAACTCCTCTTTTCCCGGATGTAAAATTCAAACTCTGCAAAGGTGGATACAGCGATAACCTGTCAACCCGTGTAGTAGATTTATTCTCACCGATTGGTAAAGGACAACGTGGTTTGATCGTGGCACAGCCAAAGACTGGTAAAACCATCCTTTTAAAAGATATTGCAAATGCAATTGCAGCAAACCATCCTGAAGTGTATATGATTGTTCTGCTTATCGACGAACGTCCTGAGGAAGTAACCGATATGGCCCGCAGCGTAAATGCAGAAGTTATTGCTTCTACTTTCGACGAACCTGCAGAACGCCACGTGAAGGTTGCCAGCATTGTGCTTGAAAAAGCAAAACGTATGGTGGAATGTGGTCACGATGTAGTGATTCTGCTCGACTCAATTACTCGTCTTGCTCGTGCTTACAATACTGTTTCTCCTGCTTCAGGTAAAGTCTTGTCAGGTGGTGTGGATGCCAATGCGCTTCATAAGCCAAAACGTTTCTTCGGTGCAGCTCGTAATATTGAGAATGGCGGTTCATTGACCATTCTTGCCACTGCCTTGATTGATACAGGTTCTAAGATGGACGAAGTAATCTTTGAAGAATTCAAGGGTACAGGTAACATGGAACTGCAATTAGATAGAAATCTATCCAACAAACGTATCTTCCCAGCTGTTAATATTGTGGCATCAAGCACTCGTCGTGACGACTTGTTACTTGACAAGCAAACGCTTGACCGTATGTGGATTTTACGTAAATATTTGGCAGATATGAATCCTATCGAAGCGATGAACTTTGTGAAAGATCGCTTAGAGAAGACCAGAGATAATGATGAATTCCTTATGAGCATGAACTCTTAACGGATACAAAAATAAAAGAGTGAAGAGTGAGGAATGCTTATTGTGTTCTTCACTCTTTTTTGTTGGGTAAAGTCGGGCAGAAGATTTATATAGAGCAAAGTCAAACTTAAAAGAATGTATACTAACAAACAGATTTTAAATGTCAGTTATCCTATATTTTTAAGTCTGCTGGCACAAACCATAATTGGTGTAACAGATACCGCTTTCCTGGGCAGGGTGGGGGAAGTGGAACTGGGAGCATCTAGTATGGGTAGCCTTTTTTATATCTGTGTATTCACCATTGCATTTGGATTTAGTACCGGATCTCAGATTATTATTGCCAGACGAAACGGAGAAGAGAATTATAAGAATGTAGGTCCGGTAATGATTCAGGGAACATTTTTTTTGTTGGGAATGGCTGTTCTTGCTTTTGGACTATCCCGGTTCTGGGCACCTGATATAATGAGGCTGTTGATCTCATCCGACAAGATCTTTAATACCACCATGTCGTTTCTTAATTGGCGCATTTACGGATTCTTTTTTGCTTTTGTCAATGTAATGTTTCGTGCTCTCTATATCGGCATTGCCCGCACAAGGGTACTTACCATCAGTGCGGCAGTAATGGCTTCAGTTAATGTAATATTGGCTTATACACTTATTTTTGGTCATTTTGGCTTTCCCCGAATGGGAATTGAAGGCGCTGCTATCGCATCGGTTATTGCTGAAATATCGTCTGTTCTGTTCTTGATTGTCTATACACATATCACGGTAGATTTTAAAAAGTATGGGTTTACTCAGTTCAGATATTTTGATGTTCATTTAATTATTCGTGTGCTAAGCATCTCCAGTTTTACCATGATGCAATATTTCCTTTCTATGGCTACATGGTTTGTCTTTTTTGTTGCTGTGGAGCGACTGGGACAAAGGGAACTTGCAGTAGCCAATGTTGTAAGAAGCATTTATGTAGTTATGCTTATTCCTGTTAATGCTTTATCTACCACAACAAATACACTTGTCAGCAATGCAATAGGGGCTGGTGGAGTTAGCTCTGTAATGCAGATAATGAAGAAAATAGCTAAGCTCTCTTTTCTTATAGTCTTTTCCATAGTGGCATTGGTAGTAGTTTTTCCTAAAGCTATATTGTCGGTGTATACCAATGAGGTGGCATTGATTGAAGAGGCGGTGAATTCTGTTTATGTTATTTCCATAGCCATGTTGGTAGCTTCTGTTTCCAATGTCTATTTCAATGGAATATCAGGAACGGGAAACACTCGTTCTGCCTTAATGCTCGAGATTATTACGCTGATTTTTTATACCGGATACATCTTTCTGGTGGCTGTTTATTTTAAAGCTCCGGTCGAGATTTGCTTTGGCATAGAGATACTTTATTATGTTCTCTTGTTAATTGCCAGCTTTATTTATCTGAAAAAAGCAAATTGGCAGAGTAAAAAGCTCTGAATTATGCAATAATTTTGTATTTTTGCGTCCCTAAACAAGTTAATAATAACAATATAAGATATGTTCGATAATTTAAGTGAGAGACTGGAGAGGTCTTTTAAGATTCTAAAAGGTGAAGGAAAAATCACCGAAATCAATGTGGCGGAAACTCTGAAAGATGTGCGTAAAGCCCTCTTAGATGCCGATGTGAACTATAAAGTTGCTAAAACTTTTACAGATACAGTTAAGGAAAAAGCTTTTGGACAAAACGTGCTTACAGCGGTTAAGCCTAGCCAGTTGATGGTGAAGATTGTTCATGATGAACTTACTGAACTGATGGGTGGTGAAACTGTAGATGTAAACATAAAAGGTACTCCCGCTGTTATCCTGATGTCTGGTTTGCAAGGTTCTGGTAAGACTACTTTCTCAGGAAAACTTGCACAGATGATGAAAACTAAACGTAGCAAGAATCCTCTGTTGGTTGCTTGTGATGTTTACCGTCCTGCGGCTATCGAACAGTTACGCGTATTGGGAGAACAAATCGGAGTTCCTGTATATAGCGAAATAGATAGCAAAAATCCTGTTCAGATTGCTCAGAATGCAATTATTGAAGCGCGCTCAAAAGGATATGACCTGGTAATTGTCGATACAGCCGGACGTTTGGCTATCGATGAACAGATGATGAACGAGATTGCTGCAATTAAAGCTGCTATCAAACCAGAAGAAATTTTGTTCGTAGTCGACTCAATGACTGGTCAGGATGCTGTAAATACTGCTAAAGAATTCAATGATCGTCTGGACTTTAACGGTGTTGTACTTACTAAATTAGATGGTGATACTCGTGGTGGTGCCGCTCTTTCTATCCGTTCGGTAGTAAACAAGCCAATTAAGTTTGTGGGTACTGGTGAAAAGATGGAAGCTATAGATCAGTTCCATCCAGCTCGTATGGCCGACCGTATTCTGGGAATGGGTGATATCGTTTCATTGGTTGAACGTGCTCAGGAACAATACGATGAAGAAGAAGCAAAACGTCTTCAAAAGAAAATTTCAAAGAATCAGTTCGACTTTAATGACTTTCTTAGTCAGATAGCTCAGATCAAGAAAATGGGTAACCTGAAAGATCTTGCATCTATGATTCCAGGAGTAGGAAAGGCTATCAAGGATGTTGATATTGATGATAACGCTTTCAAGAGCATAGAAGCTATTATTCATTCTATGACTCCGAAAGAAAGAAGTAATCCGGAAATTATTAATGGATCACGCCGTACTCGTATTGCTAAAGGTAGTGGTACAAACATTCAGGAAGTGAACCGATTGATGAAGCAGTTTGATCAGACTCGCAAGATGATGAAGATGGTTACCAGCTCAAAGATGAGTAAGATGATGCCTAAAATGAGAAAATAAAAACATAGAAGTATGCAGTTAATTGATGGAAAAGCAATCTCGGAACAAGTAAAGCAGGAAATTGCTGCTGAAGTTGCCGAAATAGTTGCAAAAGGAGGTAAGCGTCCTCATCTGGCAGCCATTCTTGTGGGGCACGATGGAGGAAGTGAAACTTACGTAGCAGCTAAAGTGAAAGCGTGTGAAGTTTGTGGCTTTAAGTCTTCTCTGGTTCGTTATGAAGCAGATGTTACAGAAGAAGAATTGCTGAACAAAGTAAAAGAACTGAATGCTGATGCTGATGTTGACGGATTTATCGTTCAGTTGCCTTTACCTAAACATATTTCTGAACAAAAGGTTATTGAAACTATAGACTACCGTAAAGATGTGGATGGATTCCATCCAATTAACGTAGGGCGTATGTCTATTGGCCTTCCTTGCTATGTATCTGCTACTCCAAACGGTATTATGGAGTTGTTGAAACGTTATAAAATTGAAACCAGCGGAAAGAAATGCGTAGTGTTGGGACGTAGTAATATTGTAGGTAAGCCAATGGCTTCTCTGATGATGCAGAAAACATATCCTGGCGATGCTACAGTAACAGTATGCCACAGCCGTTCACGTGATTTGGTAAAAGAATGTCAGGAAGCTGATATTATTATCGCTGCATTGGGTCAGCCAAACTTCTTAAAAGCCGAAATGGTAAAAGAAGGAGCGGTGGTAATCGACGTAGGTACAACACGTGTTCCTTCAGATAAAACGAAATCAGGATTCAAACTCACCGGAGATGTTCTCTTTGATGAAGTTGCTCCTAAATGCTCATTCATTACTCCTGTTCCAGGTGGAGTAGGACCTATGACTATTGTTTCTCTGATGAGAAATACTTTATTGGCAGGAAAGAAAGAAATATATAAATAACATTTCTTCGATGAAACATCTGATCCTTTTGGTGACTGTTGTTTTCTCTTTTTCGTGTAGTTCCCCTTCTCATAAGAAGGAGACTGCTGATAGGGATACGACGGCTACTAAAAGGATCACTCTTTTATTTGCAGGTGATTTTATGCAGCATCAGAGACAAATTGATGCGGCGGCTACAGATAATGGATATGATTATCAGGATTGCTTTAGTCAGGTAAAAGAAGAGGTGAGTAAGGCCGATGTGGCTATAGGTAATCTGGAAGTAACGTTAGGTGGCGAACCTTACGGAGGATATCCTGGATTCAGTGCTCCCGATGAATATATGTATGCCATTCAGAACGCAGGTTTTGATGTGATGACACTGGCAAATAATCACTGTCTTGATAAAGGCCGGAAAGGTCTTGAACGAACCATTCACAAGCTCGATTCTTTGAATATTCCCCACCTGGGAACATATCTCAATATAGAAGAACGAGAAAAGAAATACCCCTTAATTATTGAAAAGAAAGGCTTTCGCATAGCCTTACTGAACTATACCTATGCTACAAATGGTTTAAGGGTAAGAGAGCCCAATGTGGTTAACTATATAGATAAGAATGAAATCTTACGCGATATAAAGAGAGCCCATGAAAAGAATCCAGATGTTATAATAGCCTGTATGCATTGGGGCACGGAATATCAGTCTGTTCCCGATAGTACACAAACAGAGCTGGCAAACTGGCTCTTTGCTCACGGTGTAAATCACGTAATAGGTTCTCATCCACACGTAGTGCAACCTATGGAGATGCGTTATGATCATATTAATGGTCAACAACATATTTTAGTTTATTCGTTGGGCAATTACCTCTCAGATATGTCTGCCATGAAAACTGATGGTGGAGTTATGTTTAAAATGGAACTATGTAAAGATACTACGTTGCGAGTAGAGAAATGTGGTTATAGTTTAGTCTGGACATCTCGTCCAAAGCATAGTGGCGAAAAAAAATATAAAATAATTCCGGCAGTCAGTCCGCGCCAAGAACTTCCATCAAGAGCGTCTAATCGCCTGAAAATCTTTGTGAAAGACTCCAGAGAGCTCTTTGCCACGCATAATAAGGGAATCAAAGAATATATTTTTTGATATTTTTTTTCAGCAAAAGTTTGGAGATTTAAATATTATACCTATCTTTGCACCGCATTAGGAAACAAACATGGTGGATGTAGCTCAGCTGGTTAGAGCGTCGGTTTGTGGTTCCGAAGGTCGTGGGTTCGAAACCCATCCTCCACCCATAATGTAAAAGGTCTTGAATAATATTCAAGGCCTTTTTTTTGCTATGGTGCATCCTTGAAAAATCGAGGATCACAAAAATTATTTATTTTTCGCAAAAACACACTAGCGCTTCTGCGGATCATACCGGATCATACCAAAATCCTGAGGGTTTGAAGTCTTAAGCATAAATATTTTCAATTGGGGCTGCCATAATTAATGGTATTGGAAAAAAAATCATTGGGCAATGGCCGGCAGATTATTCCTGAATGGTTGAAAATCTCCCGCCGGAGTTTGGTTCAACTCCGCCCGGACATTGGACAAACTCCGACCGGAGTTCAACTGAAGTCCGACCGGAGTTCTTTTTAAGCCATCCATCACTCCCTCACTTTTTGGATATAGCCACCTGATTACGTGGTTGATAATAAAGTGATGGATCCGTTTTTATCTCTCACTCTACTCTCACTTTTAGGGGCTACCCTCACTATTTTGAGCTTTTTTTTGCAAAGTTTTCTGTTTTGCAAAGAAATGCAGTCGGTAAATCGGGCATGACACTCGGTTGATTTTATCCTCCCTATAATGCCCGAAAAGGCCTACGAAAAAGTGATGGTAGGCACTTTTTGTGAGAGTAAAGTGAGGGCTCAGAATGCTACTATCACTAAATATATGATTGATTTACAATGTGTTGTATGAGTTTAGTGATGGAGTGATGGATGATTTTTAAAAAAAATGCAAGCAGATAGCCTTATCAGAAAAGGAATGATCTCGGCTGGTTCTTCGTTTGGTACTTGTCACTTTAGGTGCAAGCTGTTGCATTGAGCCTTTTATTTATAGTGCTTTTACCAACTTTTTATCAGATTCAATAAATGGCTTATTAAAAAGCATGTAGAGTCTTTATTAAATAAGCATTTGAGACCGTTTGCTTGCACCAAAAGTGACGAAGAACCAAAAAAATGACGAAGAACCAAAAAAATGGTTCTTCGTCACTTTAGGTGCAAGCTGTTGCATTGAGCCTTTTATTTTAGTGC
This genomic interval from uncultured Bacteroides sp. contains the following:
- a CDS encoding MATE family efflux transporter; its protein translation is MYTNKQILNVSYPIFLSLLAQTIIGVTDTAFLGRVGEVELGASSMGSLFYICVFTIAFGFSTGSQIIIARRNGEENYKNVGPVMIQGTFFLLGMAVLAFGLSRFWAPDIMRLLISSDKIFNTTMSFLNWRIYGFFFAFVNVMFRALYIGIARTRVLTISAAVMASVNVILAYTLIFGHFGFPRMGIEGAAIASVIAEISSVLFLIVYTHITVDFKKYGFTQFRYFDVHLIIRVLSISSFTMMQYFLSMATWFVFFVAVERLGQRELAVANVVRSIYVVMLIPVNALSTTTNTLVSNAIGAGGVSSVMQIMKKIAKLSFLIVFSIVALVVVFPKAILSVYTNEVALIEEAVNSVYVISIAMLVASVSNVYFNGISGTGNTRSALMLEIITLIFYTGYIFLVAVYFKAPVEICFGIEILYYVLLLIASFIYLKKANWQSKKL
- the ffh gene encoding signal recognition particle protein; this translates as MFDNLSERLERSFKILKGEGKITEINVAETLKDVRKALLDADVNYKVAKTFTDTVKEKAFGQNVLTAVKPSQLMVKIVHDELTELMGGETVDVNIKGTPAVILMSGLQGSGKTTFSGKLAQMMKTKRSKNPLLVACDVYRPAAIEQLRVLGEQIGVPVYSEIDSKNPVQIAQNAIIEARSKGYDLVIVDTAGRLAIDEQMMNEIAAIKAAIKPEEILFVVDSMTGQDAVNTAKEFNDRLDFNGVVLTKLDGDTRGGAALSIRSVVNKPIKFVGTGEKMEAIDQFHPARMADRILGMGDIVSLVERAQEQYDEEEAKRLQKKISKNQFDFNDFLSQIAQIKKMGNLKDLASMIPGVGKAIKDVDIDDNAFKSIEAIIHSMTPKERSNPEIINGSRRTRIAKGSGTNIQEVNRLMKQFDQTRKMMKMVTSSKMSKMMPKMRK
- the folD gene encoding bifunctional methylenetetrahydrofolate dehydrogenase/methenyltetrahydrofolate cyclohydrolase FolD yields the protein MQLIDGKAISEQVKQEIAAEVAEIVAKGGKRPHLAAILVGHDGGSETYVAAKVKACEVCGFKSSLVRYEADVTEEELLNKVKELNADADVDGFIVQLPLPKHISEQKVIETIDYRKDVDGFHPINVGRMSIGLPCYVSATPNGIMELLKRYKIETSGKKCVVLGRSNIVGKPMASLMMQKTYPGDATVTVCHSRSRDLVKECQEADIIIAALGQPNFLKAEMVKEGAVVIDVGTTRVPSDKTKSGFKLTGDVLFDEVAPKCSFITPVPGGVGPMTIVSLMRNTLLAGKKEIYK
- a CDS encoding CapA family protein; translated protein: MKHLILLVTVVFSFSCSSPSHKKETADRDTTATKRITLLFAGDFMQHQRQIDAAATDNGYDYQDCFSQVKEEVSKADVAIGNLEVTLGGEPYGGYPGFSAPDEYMYAIQNAGFDVMTLANNHCLDKGRKGLERTIHKLDSLNIPHLGTYLNIEEREKKYPLIIEKKGFRIALLNYTYATNGLRVREPNVVNYIDKNEILRDIKRAHEKNPDVIIACMHWGTEYQSVPDSTQTELANWLFAHGVNHVIGSHPHVVQPMEMRYDHINGQQHILVYSLGNYLSDMSAMKTDGGVMFKMELCKDTTLRVEKCGYSLVWTSRPKHSGEKKYKIIPAVSPRQELPSRASNRLKIFVKDSRELFATHNKGIKEYIF